The Dehalococcoidia bacterium genome has a window encoding:
- a CDS encoding 30S ribosomal protein S10: MTTTKQKIRIKLKGFDHRILDQAARQIVEALEKTGAVVTGPVPLPTRIKKFSVIRSSFIDKDSQEQFEVRTHKRIIDIVETTSKTIDALTNLNLPSGVGIDIKSQ, translated from the coding sequence ATGACTACTACCAAGCAGAAAATACGCATAAAACTCAAGGGTTTCGATCACCGCATACTGGACCAGGCGGCGCGCCAGATAGTGGAAGCGCTGGAAAAGACCGGCGCGGTGGTAACCGGCCCGGTGCCGCTGCCGACGCGCATCAAGAAGTTCAGCGTCATCCGCAGCTCTTTCATCGACAAGGATTCCCAGGAGCAGTTCGAGGTGCGCACCCACAAACGCATTATCGATATCGTGGAGACCACGTCCAAGACCATAGACGCCCTCACCAATCTCAATCTGCCTTCAGGCGTGGGCATAGACATTAAATCGCAGTAA